A stretch of DNA from Acidobacteriota bacterium:
AATTCAAAGTTCCACCCCTGGAATTTATCCTCATACCATTTTGGATGGAAAGACTCGTGTTAGAAAATAGTCAAGTGATTCAATCAGATGAACTTAGTGAATTACTGACTACTAACTACTGACTACAAACTGGTATCACTACAGATCGGGTGGAACTACACAGAAAGGAAGTCAGGAAATATCGTGGCTACGATTCATCGCAGAAAATCAGTGCCGGTCAATGTCGGAGGCGTGTGGGTAGGGGGCACTCACCCAATTGTGGTTCAATCAATGACCAATACCGACACGGCGGACATTGCTGGCACCGTCGAGCAAGTTGCCGCTCTGGCTCGGGCCGGTTCAGAACTGGTCCGCATTACCGTCAACACTCGCGAAGCCGCCGCCGCCGTGGGTGAAATTGATAAACAGTTGAAAACACAAGGGGTTTTTGTTCCGCTGGTCGGTGATTTTCACTACAACGGACATATTCTGCTGCGTGAATATCCAGACTGTGCCCGGGCCCTGGCGAAATACCGAATCAACCCCGGCAATGTCGGTTTTGGCCGAAAACACGATGCGAACTTCAAAACCATCATTGATTTAGCGATTGAATATGACAAGCCGGTGCGAATTGGGGTCAACTGGGGGTCGCTTGATCAACAGATGCTGGCTCGAATGATGGACGAAAATGCCAGTTTGCCGGTGCCGCTTGATGCCCGGGGCGTGATGATCAAAGCCTTGATTGCCAGCGCACTGGAATCAGCCGCGATGGCTGAAGAATACGGCCTGCCACATAATCGCATTCTCATCAGTACCAAAGTTTCGGAAGTCCAGGACTTGATTGATGTCTATCGTGAACTGGCAACCCAGTGTGATTTCCCGCTTCATCTTGGGTTGACCGAAGCCGGGATGGGCAGCAAAGGCATTGTCGCCAGTACGGCTGCCATGTCGGTGCTCTTGCTGGAAGGCATCGGTGACACGATTCGGGTCTCGCTGACTCCACCGCCGGGTGGGGATCGCACTGAAGAAGTGATTGTGGCTCAACAAATTTTGCAGACAATGGGATTGCGCAGCTTTACACCGCTCGTCACCGCCTGCCCCGGATGTGGCCGCACCACCAGCACGCTCTTCCAGGAAATGGCGGAAGATATTCAGTCATATCTGCGCAACCAGATACCGATTTGGAAAATCACCCATCCCGGTGTCGAGGAAATGAAGGTGGCCGTGATGGGCTGCATTGTGAATGGACCCGGTGAATCAAAACACGCCAGTATTGGCATTTCGCTTCCTGGAACAGGCGAAGACCCCCGAGCGCCGGTGTATGTTGACGGTGTAAAGGTCGTCACGTTGGAGGGCGCCGCTATCGTGCCGGAATTCTTATCGCTTCTGAATCGGTATGTTGATGAGAAGTTTGCCAAAAACAGAGGCTGAACACCTTGAAATAAAGCGGTATCAAGCTGCCGCATTCCGAAAAAGGGTAAGACTGTATGTTGACGGCTGAACGTGGACTCTTTCAATACACCCACTGGGCAAACCAGGAAATTCTGGTGGGACTCAAGCAGGGGACTCCGCCAAATCAAAAAGCATTGCGGTTATTTGCTCATATTCTCAAAGCTGAAGAGGGCTGGTTACGGCGAATGCAGGGGGAAGACACCTTTGGCATGAATTTCTGGCCGGATGTGAGCGTTGCCGAATGTGAACACCTGGCTGACCGGATGCGCCAAGCCTATACCACGTTTTTAGGCAGCCTGACCGCAGAGGACCTTGGCCGGAAGGCGGTTTATCGCAACAGCCAGGGAACTGAATATCAGACAGCGGTTCGGGATGTTCTGGTCCACGTTGCTTTTCATGGCGCCTATCATCGCGGCCAGATTGCCATGGTGTTGCGTGGTGACGGCGTACCCCCACCCTACACTGATTTCATCGGCTTTGAGCGCATCGTGGGAAGCCCTTTTGAATAAAGAATGAAGAAAGTGGTTAGTGGTTAGTGATTAGTGGTTAGTTCTTGGTTCCTGGTTCTTCTTCGAAAATATTGATTTCTAACCACGAACCACGAACCACTAACCACTAAGGGACTGTAAAAATACAACTTCCCGTTTTTATCGAAAGTCACCCGGAGAGATCCAATTTCAGAACAGGCAACCACGAAATACACGAAAAACACGAAAAAGAAATCCAAAGACTTCAATGGGGTCTGAGCTTTTGTCAGGGAAATGTGGAATCTGGGGTTGCAACCCACCGTGAATCAACCTGTTCCGCGTGACATCAAGCGAATTCTCATTTGCGCCTACCTTGGACTGGGCAATTTTTTGATGTACACACCGACGCTTCGCGCCTTGCGGGAGCATTTTGCCGATGCCCAGATTGATTTGCAGGTCGGCAATAACACCGGGTGTGAAGCCGTTTTGGAGGGGACCGACTATTTCCATCGGGTATATGACGTCTGTGCCAAAGCCAGTTGGAAGCGGTGGCGACGGCACATTCAGGAAGTTCGCCAAAACCGCTATGACTTGATCATCAACGAATTTCACAGCAATTCCCAGCATCTGGCGACGATGGTCAGCCTTTCGGGCGCGCCCTATCGCCTTGGGCATGTCCGCAGCCCAGGATGGCCTGACCGATACGGGTTCATTTACAACCTGCGCGTCACCATGCGCGAAGACCAGCACGAGATTGATCGCTATTTTGCTCTGGCCCGGGCGCTTTCAATTCCTGAAGACCGACTTATTCCGAAAACTTTCATTCATTTGCGCAAAGAGGATTACCTGTGGGCGAGTCGTTTTTTGACTCAGGTTGGGGTCCGACAGGGAACACCTGTGGTTGGAGTTCAAATGGGGACATCGGCCAATATGCGCTGGAAACAGTGGTCGCCTGAAAAATTCAGACTTCTGTGTGAGCGGCTTCTGGGTGAGCATCCAGAAGCCGTATTGCTCCTGCTTGGTTCGCCAAATGAAGCCTTGATGATCCAGGATGCCATGCGCGGGCTCACCGAGCGGGTGATCCTGGCTGTTGGGGAAACCACAGTGAAACAGGTGGCCGCACTGGTCAAGCAGTGTGCCATGTTGATTTGCAATGATAGTGGCCTGATGCACATGGCGATTGCCGTTGAAACACCCGTTGTGGCCATTTATGGTCCAACCGATTACCGCCGGACGGCCCCGCTGGATGCAATCCATACTGTTGTCCGCAAAGACCTTCCCTGTAGCCCCTGCTTTCGGATGGAGGGCCCGTTTACCGTTCAAGCTTGCCCTCATCACAATTGTTTGACCACAATGGATGTAACCGAAGTTTATACCCAGGTCGAAAAGACCTTGCAGCGTGTGATCTGAAGATCTCGTGTGGATAGAGCATCTTATTTTCTCTCCGAGGATTAGCTATGTCAGATTTCCAAAGTTCCGAACTGACTCAGGAAGGTTCGTCTGAATCAGTCGGATCTGAATCACCGGCTGCCTGGCAGGCACTCAACACCCTGCTGGAATCACCCGGCAGAATTTTGCTGCTCCTGGCTGGGGTATCAATTCTGGTGTATCTCAACACATTGGGGAATGGATTTGCTTATGACGATGTGATGATCGTCGAGAAAAACCCTCTGCTCCGCAATATTGCCAACATTCCAAAATTGTTTCAGGTTGGCTATTGGGATCACTGGGTGACCGGGTCAGCCAGTTATCGCCCGGTTTTGACGACGACGTTTGCGCTTAATTTCTTCATCACGGGCCCATCACCCTGGGGCTTTCATCTGGTGAATATCCTGCTGCATACCGCAAACGTCTGGCTGCTGTTTACCTTGTTGTGTCGGTATCAGGTGAGTCAACGGCTGGCGGTGATGGCTGCAATTTTGTTTGCCATTCACCCAGTTCATACCGAAGCAGTGGCAAACATTGTTGGACGCGGTGAAGTGCTGGCAGCCTTTGGTTTTGGATTGGCGTGGTTGTGCTGGCAGAAGCGCGAAACATCAGAAAACCCAATCCATCGGATCGGGTTCTATCTCTGTGCGCTGACGTCCTATCTCGCTGGCATGCTGAGTAAAGAACCCATCATTATCTTGCCAGTCTTGTTATTCAGCCTGGATGTGGTCCGGGAAACCCCGGAACTGTCAGTTCGACGATTGCTGCCGCGTCTCCCACGGTTGGTTTTGCCCTACCTCGGGTTTGTGGTTGTGCTGGGGGTGTACTTTGGGATGCGGTTTATGGCCGGCCAGGTCCTTGACCAGCACCCGGCTGCCAAAATCCAGGAGATGGCCAGCCTGACTTTTTTTGGGCGATGCGCCACCATGGCGTCAATGAGCCTGGAGTGGGCACGCTTGCTGATCATTGGGTATCCGTTGCGACCCTTTTATGATCCCAATCACTTTACCGTTGTGTCCCACTTTACGCTCCGTTCCTGGGCAGGGCTGGTGGGAGTACTCGGTTTAATTGCAATCGCGGTCAAAGCCTATCGTCGGTATCCGGTTGTTACTTTTGCGATTTTCTTTTGGTTTGTAACCATCAGTGTCGTGAGCAACATCCTGGTGCTGATCGGGTCAATTATCGCGGAACGGCAACTCTATTTGCCTTCGGTCGGAGTCGTGATTTTGATTGCCTGGGCAGCCGAACAGTTTTTGTTTTCTGAAAAATGGGCGACAGCCCGGCTCCCGGTTCAAGCCATTGCCAGTGTTACGTTGGTGATGCTGTGTGTTGGCTATGTCTTTATCACTTCGCGTCGAAATTTGGATTGGCGTGATAGCGAGACCTTATTTTCAAGGTTTATCGAAACTGACCCCCGGAGCCCGCTTGGATATTCGGTCTTGGGAAACTATGCCCTTGAACGAAAAGAGTATGCGCTGGCAGGTCAGTTGTTTCGCAAAAGTCTGGAATGCACCCCGACTGCCTTTGCTGGAAAATTTGGTCTGTGTCGGGTAGCAGTTCAAACCGGGCAAATTGAAGAAGGCAAGTATCTGGCACGCCAACTCGTGGCTGCTCAGCCCCCTAACCTGAAGCCGCCAGCTTCGGATTGGGCGCTGGTGCATGAGCTCTATGCCCAGCTTTTAGCCAAAAATAAGGAATGGGATGCAGCGCTGATCGAAGTGAAGAAAGCGATTGAGTTAAATCCTAAAGCGTATGATTCCCAGGTCTTGCTGGCCAATATTTTGCTGGAGACCAATCAAAATGAGGCGGCGCTGGAACAGTTGCGAACCTTGACCCTTCGTTTTCCAGAGTTTGAACAGGCATTTAACAATTATGGAGTGGCTCTGGCGCGCTTTGGCAAACTGGTGGAAGCCGAACGCCAGTTTCAACGTGCCCTGCAACTCAACCCAAAATCAACCGAAGCGGCTCATAACCTCGAACAGGTACGACAAGATATGCAATCGTCGCCAAAGTAATACCAGTTTGTAGTCAGTAGTCAGTAGTCAGTAGATCGCTAAATTTATTTGATAGAACTATTTGACTGTTTCCTGGTGCAAAGCGGCGGTGTGTGATTGAAATCACTTTGACCTTGGATTTGGTTCCACGCTAGAGTTGCGGCTTCTTTCTTTTCCCCTCGCATACTGATAAAACGTTTGTGCTAGAAAATGGTTAAGTAACTCATTTCAGTGAAATTAGTGAGCTACTGACTAAAACTGATGGAAGCCTGTTTGCTTTTTCGGTTGAGAACTTGCCATGTCGGATTTAGAACCCTCTGATTCGTCCCCTCCACAGTCATCTGAAGTCCTCCAGAATGGGCCTCCGGTTCTGTTTTCAATGGTGGAATCGGTCCTGGCCTCACCCGCTAAAACCATCATTGGGCTGGCGGTTCTATCAGTTTTGGTCTATTTGAATTCAATCGGAAACGGATTTGCTTATGATGATGTGCTGATTATTGAGAAAAACCCGCTCATTCGCAGTGTTTCCAATATCCCCAGACTTTTTCTGATTGGGTATTGGGACACCTGGTATGCGGGCGCTGCTGCCTATCGGCCATTCCTGATGATGACGTTTGTTCTCAACTATCTGGTGAGCGGAGCCGATCCCTGGAGCTACCATCTGGTGAATGTGCTGCTGCATGCGGCCAATAGTTGTCTCCTTTACTTTTTACTCGTCCGATATCAGATCAGTTTATCGCTGGCGGCTGTCGCGGGAATCATCTTCGCGATTCATCCAGTTCACACCGAAGCGGTTTCAAATGTGATTGGACGTGGCGAAGTTTTGGCGGCTTTTTGTTGCGGGGTGTCCTGGTTGTGCTGGAAGGAATATCAGGATGCCACGCGGCCTGCCCGCAAATCCGGTTTGTTTCTGGCGGCGATTGTCGCCTATTTGATCGGGTTGCTGACCAAGGAATCCATCATCGTCTTGCCGGTATTGTTGTTTGGGTTAGATTTGTTCCGGGTTGAACGTGCGGCTGAGTTGCGTCAATTCGGTGTGCGATTCCTCAAGCTGGCGGTGCCGTATGTGGGTTTTGTTGGGGGATTGGCGATCTATTTTGGGCTGCGTTCGATGGCTGGCCAAATCCTGAGCCAAAGTTCTGAGATTAGCCTTCCAGAAATGGCGAAACTCTCCTCCTGGGGACGCCTGTCCACCATGGCATCCATGAGCCTGGAGTATTTCCGGTTGCTGGTCATCGGGTACCCGCTCCGGCCCTATTATGACCCACTTTCATTTGGAGTTTTGTCGAGCCCAAACTGGCGGTCATGGCTGGGTGTGTTTGGGGTGACTGGGCTGGCTCTGGGGGCCATTCTTGCCTATCGCCGGGCCCCAATCGTCACTTTTGCCATCGGATTTGTTTTCGTCACCCTTGGTCTGTTTAGCAATGTTGTCTTTCTGGTTGGATCGCTGGTGGCCGAGCGGTTTCTCTACCTGCCGTCAGTCGGGTATGCCATTGTGATTGCCTGGCTGGCGGAGCGGTATGTGCTTTCAACGTTTCGTTCTGACAAACCGGCCATCGGCCAGTTCCTCCCGGCTGTGGTTCTGCTGGTCTGTTGTGTGGGATATATTGGGATAACGACGCGGCGCAATCTGGATTGGGCCAATAATGAAGCCCTGTTTACCCGCTTTATCGAAACGGATCCAAAAAGCTCATTGGGGTATACCATTCTGGGTGATATCTTCTTGAAGCGCGGAGAGCTTCCCCAGGCCCGACGCTTGTTTGACAACTGCCTCACCCTTTCCCCTGCATCTTTTGCCGGGCATTGGGGCTTATGCCAGATTGATTTTCAGGAAGGGAAAACGCTCGACTGCCGCAATCGAATTGAGTATTTGCTCGGATTTGAGCCGCCTCAATTAGTCCCTCCGGCGGATGACTGGGCACACGTTCACATGCTCAATGCCCGGCTCTGGACGCTGGAGAAGAACTGGGAACAAGCCGTCACCGAAGCTGACCGGGCGGCGGTACTCAGTCCAATTATTCCTGATGCGCAATTACTTGCCGCTGATATTCGGGTGCAGGCCAATCAAATGGATGCCGCCTTGAAGTTGTATCAGGCGTTAACACACCAGTATCCGGATTTTGATCGAGGGTTTAACAATTATGGTGTGGTTTTGCTGCGGTTGGGGAAACTCACGGAGGCCGAAGCCCAGTTTCAACAGGCACTCCGACTCAACCCGGATTCGACAGTCGCCGCTCGTAACCTGGGGCTGGTACAATCCAGACTCCAATCTGTTCCCAAGTAATGCTCAGGTCACGTGTTATGCCAACCATTGAAACCGAAGCTTTTGCCCTGCGGACCTACCCTTTCTCAGAACATCATAAAGTCTGTGTCTTTTTTACCCGTCAGGTTGGCGTCGTTCGTGCTGTCGCTCATGGTTCACGAAGAATGAAGAGCAAATATGGCGCCGGGCTGGAACTCTTTTCACAGGTCCATCTCAAATTTCGCGAACGCGAGGGCCGTGATCTGGTGGAACTGGCTGATTGCGAACTGGTGAAATCTCATTTTGAGGCGGCGGCCAACCCGGAAATTGCGGCGATTTTTAGCTACTGGAGCGAACTGATTTCCGAATTTTTGCCTGCGCACCAGCCCAACGATCACGTGTATCGGCTCCTGGCCGCCTTGCTGCCCTGTGTTGAGTCTGAACTTGACGCCACTGACGCTTTGCTCCGATACTTTGAAACCTGGCTGCTCAAGCTCTCCGGCTTTTATCCCGATTTATCTCTGTGTGTTACCTGCGGAACTGACTTTCCCAACCAGGAATCATTGTATCTGGCACGAGACGGTACACCGGAGTGTGCCAGTTGTAGCGAGCGGCGCGGGTTGGCTCTTTCACCGGCCTCACGTCATCTTATTGGGCGCATTTTGCGATGTCCTCCCGCAGAATTTGCCACGGTTCTCATCGAGCCGCAGACGGGACGTGTCCTGGAAGAATTAAACCAGCATCTGATTCGAACATCTTTAGAGCGCGAATTGAAAGCCTACACCGTGCTCAAGCAATTGCGAGAGTTTTCACTTTAGTCGGTCTTCTTAAGGAAAGGATGAATTATGAATGATGAATTATGACAGATACATGATTTTTAACCAGTGAAATAGCTCTATTTCCGCCTCATAGTTCATACCTCATAGTTTCGTACATCGCCCCTTCATCCCTTCGCTTTGCATTCTGTGCTCGATTCCACAAACGACTGACTACTGACTATTCACTATATTCAAGTTTGGAGATACCAATGGCTGAAAAATCAACAAAGCGAGTTTATCTCTTTGCGAATGGCACTGCCGACGGCAACGGCCAAATGAAAGATCTGTTGGGTGGGAAAGGCGCAGGTCTGGCTGAAATGATGCTGGCCGGCTTGCCCGTTCCGCCAGGATTTACCATCACCACTCATTCCTGTAATGAATATTATTCAGCAGGAAAAGTATTTCCCGCCGGGTTGTGGGACGAAGTCCTGGCCGCCATGAAAACAGTTGAGCAAGCGACCGGAAAGGGTTTTGGCAATCCTGAAAATCCGTTGCTGGTTTCAGTTCGGTCGGGCGCAAAGTTTTCGATGCCGGGAATGATGGATACCGTGTTGAACCTGGGTCTCAACGACGTGACGGTTCAGGGATTGGCGAAGTTAACCTCCAACGAACGGTTTGCCCAGGATGCCTATCGTCGTTTTATCCAGATGTTTGGGCGCATCGTGCTTGGGATTCCGGGTGAAAAATTCGATCACATTTTCGAGCATGCCAAGCACCATAAAGGCGTTCATCTTGACACGGATCTGACCGCCGATGACTTGAAGGAAATTGTCGTCAAATTCCAGTCGGTGGTGTTTAAAGAAACCGGTCAATCTTTCCCCAGCGATCCCTATAAACAACTTGAACTCTCGATCCAGGCCGTTTTCTCGTCCTGGTTTGGCAAACGGGCGGTGGACTATCGCCGCGTCAACAAAATTCCGGACGACCTGGGCACCGCCGTCAATATTGTGGCGATGGTCTTTGGCAACATGGGGCAGGATTCAGGAACGGGGGTGGCCTTTACCCGCAATCCTTCGACTGGTGAGCGGTTGCTGTTTGGCGAATATCTGACCAATGCCCAGGGTGAAGATGTGGTCGCGGGTATCCGGACCCCAGCCAAGATTTCCCACCTGCATGATGAAATGCCGGAAGTGTACAACGAATTTGCCCGGGTGGCCGAAACTCTGGAGCGGCATTATAAGGATGTTCAGGATCTGGAATTCACCATCGAGCGCGGCAAATTGTGGATGCTCCAAACCCGCAATGCCAAGCGCACGGGCCCCGCAGCCGTGAAAATCGCCGTGGATATGGTTCACGAAGGAATTTTATCCAAAGCCGATGCCGTCTTGCGGGTTGAACCCGCTCAGCTTGACCAGCTCTTACATCCGCGCGTTGATCCGGAAGCCGAAGTGAACTTGCTGGCGACCGGGTTGCCGGCCAGTCCTGGTGCTGCCGGCGGAACGGTGGTGTTTGACCCCGACACGGCTGAAACCCGTGGCAATGCCGGTGAAAAAGTCATTTTGGTCCGGGTTGAAACGTCACCGGAAGATTATCATGGAATGGTGGCCGCCCAGGCGATTTTGACAGCTCGTGGGGGGCTCACAAGTCACGCCGCCGTAGTTGCCCGTGGTATGGGTAAA
This window harbors:
- a CDS encoding DinB family protein, producing the protein MLTAERGLFQYTHWANQEILVGLKQGTPPNQKALRLFAHILKAEEGWLRRMQGEDTFGMNFWPDVSVAECEHLADRMRQAYTTFLGSLTAEDLGRKAVYRNSQGTEYQTAVRDVLVHVAFHGAYHRGQIAMVLRGDGVPPPYTDFIGFERIVGSPFE
- the waaF gene encoding lipopolysaccharide heptosyltransferase II encodes the protein MNQPVPRDIKRILICAYLGLGNFLMYTPTLRALREHFADAQIDLQVGNNTGCEAVLEGTDYFHRVYDVCAKASWKRWRRHIQEVRQNRYDLIINEFHSNSQHLATMVSLSGAPYRLGHVRSPGWPDRYGFIYNLRVTMREDQHEIDRYFALARALSIPEDRLIPKTFIHLRKEDYLWASRFLTQVGVRQGTPVVGVQMGTSANMRWKQWSPEKFRLLCERLLGEHPEAVLLLLGSPNEALMIQDAMRGLTERVILAVGETTVKQVAALVKQCAMLICNDSGLMHMAIAVETPVVAIYGPTDYRRTAPLDAIHTVVRKDLPCSPCFRMEGPFTVQACPHHNCLTTMDVTEVYTQVEKTLQRVI
- a CDS encoding pyruvate, phosphate dikinase: MAEKSTKRVYLFANGTADGNGQMKDLLGGKGAGLAEMMLAGLPVPPGFTITTHSCNEYYSAGKVFPAGLWDEVLAAMKTVEQATGKGFGNPENPLLVSVRSGAKFSMPGMMDTVLNLGLNDVTVQGLAKLTSNERFAQDAYRRFIQMFGRIVLGIPGEKFDHIFEHAKHHKGVHLDTDLTADDLKEIVVKFQSVVFKETGQSFPSDPYKQLELSIQAVFSSWFGKRAVDYRRVNKIPDDLGTAVNIVAMVFGNMGQDSGTGVAFTRNPSTGERLLFGEYLTNAQGEDVVAGIRTPAKISHLHDEMPEVYNEFARVAETLERHYKDVQDLEFTIERGKLWMLQTRNAKRTGPAAVKIAVDMVHEGILSKADAVLRVEPAQLDQLLHPRVDPEAEVNLLATGLPASPGAAGGTVVFDPDTAETRGNAGEKVILVRVETSPEDYHGMVAAQAILTARGGLTSHAAVVARGMGKCCVAGCGSLQIDYDAKHFKVGDRIIKEGDYITLDGSTGRVIEGQVPLIEPEITGDFREFMSWADEFRTLNVRTNADTPHDSHVARGFGAEGIGLCRTEHMFFEGNRIDMVRQMIMVASEYKRLDSERSLVHQEIAKETAKAGGGKDKLAELKKQQAKLDKKIVKPKQLFMGALAALLPMQREDFIGIFTAMNGLPVTIRLLDPPLHEFLPHSVEDMKLLAKKVGLTPKVVEAKIEALREANPMLGHRGCRLGLVYPEITEMQARAIFEAAAHVQQHDVKVLPEVMIPLVGDVQEFVRQEHIVRRVANEVMDATGEKFEYLVGTMIELPRAALTADKIAVAAEFFSFGTNDLTQTTFGLSRDDSGTFLPFYVENKILKDDPFQVLDQEGVGQLVEIGVKKGRSARPGIKIGICGEHGGEPSSVNFCHRVGMNYVSCSPYRVPIARLAAAQAALAEKSGESQQAISRTA
- the recO gene encoding DNA repair protein RecO, encoding MPTIETEAFALRTYPFSEHHKVCVFFTRQVGVVRAVAHGSRRMKSKYGAGLELFSQVHLKFREREGRDLVELADCELVKSHFEAAANPEIAAIFSYWSELISEFLPAHQPNDHVYRLLAALLPCVESELDATDALLRYFETWLLKLSGFYPDLSLCVTCGTDFPNQESLYLARDGTPECASCSERRGLALSPASRHLIGRILRCPPAEFATVLIEPQTGRVLEELNQHLIRTSLERELKAYTVLKQLREFSL
- the ispG gene encoding flavodoxin-dependent (E)-4-hydroxy-3-methylbut-2-enyl-diphosphate synthase; amino-acid sequence: MATIHRRKSVPVNVGGVWVGGTHPIVVQSMTNTDTADIAGTVEQVAALARAGSELVRITVNTREAAAAVGEIDKQLKTQGVFVPLVGDFHYNGHILLREYPDCARALAKYRINPGNVGFGRKHDANFKTIIDLAIEYDKPVRIGVNWGSLDQQMLARMMDENASLPVPLDARGVMIKALIASALESAAMAEEYGLPHNRILISTKVSEVQDLIDVYRELATQCDFPLHLGLTEAGMGSKGIVASTAAMSVLLLEGIGDTIRVSLTPPPGGDRTEEVIVAQQILQTMGLRSFTPLVTACPGCGRTTSTLFQEMAEDIQSYLRNQIPIWKITHPGVEEMKVAVMGCIVNGPGESKHASIGISLPGTGEDPRAPVYVDGVKVVTLEGAAIVPEFLSLLNRYVDEKFAKNRG
- a CDS encoding tetratricopeptide repeat protein; the protein is MSDLEPSDSSPPQSSEVLQNGPPVLFSMVESVLASPAKTIIGLAVLSVLVYLNSIGNGFAYDDVLIIEKNPLIRSVSNIPRLFLIGYWDTWYAGAAAYRPFLMMTFVLNYLVSGADPWSYHLVNVLLHAANSCLLYFLLVRYQISLSLAAVAGIIFAIHPVHTEAVSNVIGRGEVLAAFCCGVSWLCWKEYQDATRPARKSGLFLAAIVAYLIGLLTKESIIVLPVLLFGLDLFRVERAAELRQFGVRFLKLAVPYVGFVGGLAIYFGLRSMAGQILSQSSEISLPEMAKLSSWGRLSTMASMSLEYFRLLVIGYPLRPYYDPLSFGVLSSPNWRSWLGVFGVTGLALGAILAYRRAPIVTFAIGFVFVTLGLFSNVVFLVGSLVAERFLYLPSVGYAIVIAWLAERYVLSTFRSDKPAIGQFLPAVVLLVCCVGYIGITTRRNLDWANNEALFTRFIETDPKSSLGYTILGDIFLKRGELPQARRLFDNCLTLSPASFAGHWGLCQIDFQEGKTLDCRNRIEYLLGFEPPQLVPPADDWAHVHMLNARLWTLEKNWEQAVTEADRAAVLSPIIPDAQLLAADIRVQANQMDAALKLYQALTHQYPDFDRGFNNYGVVLLRLGKLTEAEAQFQQALRLNPDSTVAARNLGLVQSRLQSVPK
- a CDS encoding tetratricopeptide repeat protein; translation: MSDFQSSELTQEGSSESVGSESPAAWQALNTLLESPGRILLLLAGVSILVYLNTLGNGFAYDDVMIVEKNPLLRNIANIPKLFQVGYWDHWVTGSASYRPVLTTTFALNFFITGPSPWGFHLVNILLHTANVWLLFTLLCRYQVSQRLAVMAAILFAIHPVHTEAVANIVGRGEVLAAFGFGLAWLCWQKRETSENPIHRIGFYLCALTSYLAGMLSKEPIIILPVLLFSLDVVRETPELSVRRLLPRLPRLVLPYLGFVVVLGVYFGMRFMAGQVLDQHPAAKIQEMASLTFFGRCATMASMSLEWARLLIIGYPLRPFYDPNHFTVVSHFTLRSWAGLVGVLGLIAIAVKAYRRYPVVTFAIFFWFVTISVVSNILVLIGSIIAERQLYLPSVGVVILIAWAAEQFLFSEKWATARLPVQAIASVTLVMLCVGYVFITSRRNLDWRDSETLFSRFIETDPRSPLGYSVLGNYALERKEYALAGQLFRKSLECTPTAFAGKFGLCRVAVQTGQIEEGKYLARQLVAAQPPNLKPPASDWALVHELYAQLLAKNKEWDAALIEVKKAIELNPKAYDSQVLLANILLETNQNEAALEQLRTLTLRFPEFEQAFNNYGVALARFGKLVEAERQFQRALQLNPKSTEAAHNLEQVRQDMQSSPK